In the Fibrobacter sp. genome, one interval contains:
- the proB gene encoding glutamate 5-kinase, with the protein MSELRKNILNESRRIVVKIGSRILVDSAKGGVRSRYIQKLADSVSRLIEAGKEVVIVTSGAVGTGMAELGYKEKPTNMAEKQACAAVGQIDLMYAYREMFRWVDLSVGQILLSADDFRDRTRYKNLQNTIKAMLARKIVPIINENDSLAVAEIKVGDNDKLSSDVALFLDADLLLIFTDEDGLFDDNPKKNPDARLLRFVPEITPAILALAGKPGEAGSAVSTGGMRSKLDSIRNVTRSGANAFLANGMKVLPHQVVLENAVGTFFAGSKNKLNSRQRWLRFITTPRGSVVVDEGGSKALREKHSSLLPVGVLAVKKHFDKGDLIEVLDESGTVIARGVAGFDSETLKLVLRKKTREVHEILGSSVPDELIHKNDLVVF; encoded by the coding sequence ATGAGTGAACTTCGTAAGAACATCCTGAATGAATCCCGCCGCATTGTTGTAAAGATCGGTTCCCGAATTCTGGTGGACAGCGCCAAGGGCGGTGTCCGCAGCCGTTACATCCAGAAGCTTGCCGATTCTGTTTCCCGCCTGATAGAAGCGGGCAAGGAAGTGGTGATTGTCACCAGCGGTGCCGTGGGAACGGGCATGGCGGAACTGGGCTACAAGGAAAAGCCCACCAACATGGCCGAGAAGCAGGCCTGTGCCGCCGTGGGGCAAATCGACCTGATGTATGCCTACCGGGAGATGTTCCGCTGGGTGGATCTTTCCGTGGGCCAGATTCTCCTTTCGGCAGACGACTTCCGGGACCGCACGCGCTATAAGAATTTGCAGAACACCATCAAGGCCATGCTTGCCCGCAAGATTGTTCCCATCATCAACGAGAACGACTCCCTGGCGGTGGCCGAAATCAAGGTGGGGGACAACGACAAGCTTTCTAGCGACGTAGCCCTGTTCTTGGATGCCGATTTGCTCCTGATATTCACCGACGAAGATGGACTTTTCGACGACAACCCGAAAAAGAATCCCGACGCCCGCCTGTTGCGCTTTGTTCCCGAAATTACCCCGGCCATTCTCGCCCTGGCAGGCAAGCCCGGCGAGGCGGGTTCTGCGGTCAGTACCGGCGGCATGCGTAGCAAGCTGGATTCTATCCGTAACGTGACCCGGAGCGGCGCGAACGCGTTTCTGGCCAACGGCATGAAGGTGTTGCCCCATCAGGTGGTCCTTGAAAATGCGGTGGGCACGTTCTTTGCCGGTTCCAAGAACAAGCTGAACAGCCGCCAGCGTTGGCTCCGCTTTATTACCACCCCCCGCGGAAGCGTGGTGGTGGACGAGGGCGGCTCCAAGGCTCTGCGCGAAAAGCATTCCAGCCTGCTTCCTGTAGGTGTGCTTGCGGTCAAGAAGCACTTTGACAAGGGCGACTTGATCGAAGTTCTGGACGAATCCGGAACGGTAATTGCCCGCGGCGTGGCAGGTTTTGACAGCGAAACGCTGAAGTTGGTGCTCCGCAAAAAGACTCGGGAAGTCCACGAGATTTTGGGCAGTTCCGTGCCCGACGAACTGATTCACAAGAACGACCTGGTGGTATTCTGA
- the rapA gene encoding RNA polymerase-associated protein RapA: MNIFVPGQRYVSRSEPDLGLGIVSELQGRNVVFRFPLLNQTRIYRTDSAPVERFVLNPGETAKSEKGASFVIESLRESAGVVVYVGRGGKEIKESDLVAKQGARVVDLFKALSNVGADGIYGGNSQGDVSSKAFDRRSRALALSCKWQSSPVRGMIGPRVDKIPHQYYLCYRACSSTALPRLMLSDEVGLGKTIEAGMIWHALKARGRIEKTLILVPDTLKHQWMVEMKRRFNQLFTLVDDGYMQSIFVNVEKDEAKPNPFMRGNNFIVSVELLIKQVALIEDLLKIDWDMTIVDEAHHLVCEDGFTSREYTLVNAISKKTKGLLLLTGTPLQLNPESQFNRLKMLDPTRFTDYKEFIADQEAYNKLVNDLKKIPTDPNHQMSWDDLYEAVPKNSKIRPWLEQESSKFLTAGEWIRRIVDAMGTGSVVFRNTRKGVGGFPKRILDAIPLEPNPEYRDMVEIAAQKYLYMEEGATGDDLTTDIQENGLLCTQYSDAWDKDERIVWLKGFLKKHQKDKILLICESESVLMALKTVLTEYLGEGGLAVFSEGMSILARDKAAANFSKPNGANILIASEIGAEGRNFQFSHHLILFDLPLDAALVEQRIGRLDRIGQTKDIYVHVPYVKGSGQEVMFRWYDEGLNAFGAPLMGGGELFLKYTDSLIEALADPLNSMENFMAKVIPAVQKDSEQMRKKIEKGRDRLLEFNSRNPEKAKEITDAIEKIDAEPEMKDLLLDSLKARGLDIEPSAIAGCSVITMGPQIEAGTVPGMPTRAMMAAQSEDEEQGSDAISLTVTFDRKVAMIHDEVDFVSLEHPLAQGVIDYETGVNHGTVACSIWQDSGLRGLMMQYNFVVELPVPEEWGMSDIVGPCYASALIDPTGKDMSSVLENLKTASLRDVAVPRGNKAVDATLRFFAKEGLGFARQSINAMAKEYAEKAADLVEKRTEQEYQRMNHLMLMRGHGGSFTALQQMKKNVTERRKIVSTPQLRLDAIRLLVCR, translated from the coding sequence ATGAATATATTTGTGCCTGGCCAGCGTTATGTGAGCCGATCGGAGCCGGACTTGGGTCTCGGTATTGTTTCGGAATTGCAGGGCCGCAACGTCGTCTTCCGCTTTCCCCTTTTAAACCAGACTCGAATTTACCGCACGGATAGCGCTCCCGTCGAGCGTTTCGTATTGAATCCGGGAGAGACCGCCAAAAGCGAGAAGGGAGCGTCCTTCGTTATCGAATCCCTCCGGGAATCAGCGGGCGTCGTTGTCTATGTTGGTCGTGGTGGCAAGGAAATCAAGGAATCGGACCTGGTGGCAAAACAGGGGGCCCGCGTTGTTGACCTGTTCAAGGCCCTTTCCAATGTGGGGGCCGACGGTATCTACGGTGGTAATTCCCAGGGTGACGTTTCTTCCAAGGCTTTTGACCGCCGTAGCCGAGCCCTGGCTTTAAGCTGCAAGTGGCAATCCTCTCCGGTGCGTGGCATGATTGGGCCCCGTGTCGATAAGATTCCTCACCAGTATTACCTGTGCTATAGGGCCTGCTCCAGCACGGCACTCCCGAGGCTCATGCTTTCTGACGAGGTGGGCCTGGGCAAGACCATCGAGGCGGGCATGATTTGGCATGCCCTCAAAGCCCGTGGCCGTATCGAAAAGACCTTGATTCTCGTTCCAGATACCCTGAAACACCAGTGGATGGTAGAAATGAAGCGTCGCTTCAACCAGCTGTTCACCCTGGTGGACGACGGTTACATGCAGAGCATTTTCGTGAACGTAGAAAAGGACGAGGCTAAGCCCAACCCCTTTATGCGGGGCAACAACTTTATCGTTTCTGTGGAGCTTCTCATCAAGCAGGTCGCTCTGATCGAAGACCTGCTCAAGATTGACTGGGACATGACCATCGTAGACGAGGCCCACCACCTGGTCTGCGAAGACGGCTTTACCAGCCGAGAATACACGCTGGTAAACGCCATTTCCAAAAAGACCAAGGGCCTGCTGCTTTTGACGGGAACGCCTCTGCAGCTCAATCCGGAGTCCCAGTTCAACCGTCTCAAGATGTTGGACCCTACCCGATTCACGGACTACAAGGAATTTATCGCCGACCAAGAGGCCTACAACAAGCTGGTAAACGACCTCAAGAAGATTCCCACAGACCCGAACCACCAGATGAGCTGGGACGACCTTTACGAGGCCGTTCCCAAGAATTCCAAGATTCGCCCCTGGCTGGAGCAGGAAAGTTCCAAGTTTTTGACGGCAGGGGAGTGGATTCGCCGGATTGTAGATGCCATGGGTACAGGTTCCGTGGTGTTCAGAAACACCCGCAAGGGCGTGGGCGGTTTCCCGAAACGCATCTTGGATGCCATTCCGCTGGAACCCAATCCAGAATACCGGGACATGGTGGAAATTGCCGCCCAGAAATACCTCTACATGGAAGAAGGGGCGACTGGTGACGACCTGACCACGGACATTCAGGAGAACGGTCTTCTCTGTACCCAGTATTCCGACGCCTGGGACAAGGACGAACGCATTGTCTGGCTCAAGGGATTCCTGAAAAAGCACCAGAAAGACAAGATTCTCTTGATTTGCGAAAGCGAATCTGTTTTGATGGCCCTTAAGACCGTGCTTACGGAATACCTGGGCGAGGGTGGACTCGCCGTGTTTAGCGAAGGCATGAGCATTTTGGCTCGCGACAAGGCGGCTGCGAATTTTAGCAAGCCCAACGGGGCGAACATCCTTATCGCTTCTGAAATCGGAGCCGAAGGCCGCAACTTCCAGTTCTCCCATCATTTGATTCTTTTCGACTTGCCTTTGGATGCGGCCCTGGTAGAACAGCGCATCGGCCGTCTGGACCGTATCGGCCAGACCAAGGACATCTACGTGCATGTGCCCTACGTGAAGGGCTCCGGCCAGGAGGTGATGTTCCGCTGGTACGACGAAGGCCTGAACGCCTTTGGCGCGCCCCTGATGGGCGGCGGCGAGCTATTCCTCAAATATACGGACAGCCTGATTGAAGCCTTGGCGGATCCTCTGAACAGCATGGAAAACTTTATGGCCAAGGTCATTCCCGCGGTTCAGAAAGATTCCGAACAGATGCGCAAGAAAATCGAGAAGGGTCGTGACCGCCTGCTGGAGTTCAACTCCCGCAACCCGGAAAAGGCGAAGGAGATTACCGACGCTATCGAGAAGATTGACGCCGAGCCGGAGATGAAGGACTTGCTGCTGGATTCCCTGAAGGCTCGTGGGCTGGACATTGAACCCAGCGCCATTGCCGGCTGTTCCGTGATTACCATGGGTCCCCAGATCGAAGCGGGTACGGTTCCCGGTATGCCCACTCGCGCCATGATGGCCGCTCAGAGCGAAGACGAGGAACAGGGTTCCGATGCCATCTCCCTTACGGTGACCTTCGACCGCAAGGTGGCCATGATTCACGACGAGGTGGATTTTGTGAGCCTGGAACACCCGTTGGCCCAGGGCGTTATCGACTACGAGACCGGCGTGAACCACGGTACGGTGGCCTGCTCCATTTGGCAGGATTCCGGCCTGCGCGGGCTCATGATGCAGTACAACTTTGTAGTGGAACTGCCCGTGCCCGAGGAGTGGGGCATGTCCGATATCGTTGGACCCTGCTATGCATCTGCCTTGATTGACCCTACTGGCAAGGACATGTCTTCTGTTCTCGAGAATCTGAAGACGGCAAGCCTCAGGGATGTGGCTGTGCCTCGCGGGAACAAGGCCGTCGATGCGACCCTCAGGTTCTTTGCCAAGGAAGGTCTTGGCTTTGCCCGCCAGTCCATCAACGCCATGGCGAAGGAATATGCCGAAAAGGCCGCCGACCTGGTGGAAAAACGCACCGAGCAGGAATACCAGCGCATGAACCACCTGATGCTGATGCGCGGCCACGGCGGAAGCTTCACGGCCTTGCAGCAGATGAAAAAGAACGTGACGGAACGCCGCAAGATTGTTTCCACCCCGCAACTCCGCCTGGACGCCATCCGTCTTTTGGTCTGCCGGTAA
- a CDS encoding RDD family protein: MSWFFIDESITEGERRQGPYTLDEILGFVEAKKITDDTLVWHSGEESWKPWKDTLEAKTHASREDALQDAIEQLLKQTQTGKHYAGFFVRLVAYIIDNFIVGLFGGIVLFIMSRTHSIDLDKIQGLAAAFLDDPTSAEAMNNLFNAPGMWEFMLICSILQAIYFIFFTGKFSATPGKMLLKIRIESAQGEKLSWVLSCVRYMASIFTQFTLTLYGLGYLIVCIDPKRRALHDWIARTRVVYKD, translated from the coding sequence ATGTCATGGTTTTTTATAGATGAATCCATCACCGAGGGTGAAAGGCGGCAGGGCCCCTATACCCTGGACGAGATTCTCGGTTTTGTAGAAGCAAAAAAGATTACGGACGACACCCTGGTCTGGCATTCCGGCGAAGAAAGCTGGAAGCCCTGGAAGGACACCCTGGAGGCAAAAACACACGCCTCCAGAGAAGACGCCCTGCAAGACGCCATCGAACAGCTCTTGAAGCAGACCCAGACCGGAAAGCATTACGCCGGATTTTTCGTGCGGCTGGTAGCCTATATCATCGACAACTTTATCGTTGGGCTGTTCGGCGGAATCGTGCTGTTCATCATGAGCCGAACACATTCCATAGACCTGGACAAAATCCAGGGCCTTGCGGCAGCTTTCCTTGACGACCCCACCTCTGCAGAAGCCATGAATAACCTTTTCAATGCCCCCGGAATGTGGGAATTCATGCTGATTTGCTCTATCCTCCAGGCTATCTACTTTATCTTTTTTACCGGAAAATTTTCTGCCACGCCGGGCAAGATGCTCCTTAAAATCCGCATTGAATCGGCCCAAGGCGAAAAACTCAGCTGGGTGCTTTCTTGTGTGCGCTACATGGCGAGCATTTTTACACAGTTTACACTTACCTTGTACGGGCTCGGCTACCTGATCGTATGCATTGATCCCAAGCGCAGGGCGCTCCACGACTGGATTGCACGAACCCGCGTTGTTTACAAGGACTAG
- the murA gene encoding UDP-N-acetylglucosamine 1-carboxyvinyltransferase, with translation MYRFEVHQVKKPLEGEVEISGAKNAVLAVMAAALLADGVSEITNVPHLKDMKTMSDVLRVIGCHISGEAHVLKIDTRQADHLEAPYELVKTMRASFYVLGPLVARFGRCRVSLPGGCAWGPRPVDLHLKGLEALGAKITLTRGYVEATCEGRLPGGNFNFPISSVGATVNVLMAATLAKGTSVLQNAALEPEIDNLVDFLVSMGAKIQGRGTRTLTVQGVESLRPGKCFTIPDRIEAGTFLCGAAITRGCVKVNKIIPEHIASTLDVFREMGCKVDVGPDWAQVDARGMELKPISISTLPFPGFPTDMQAPLMATLVSVPGNSLIQDTVYNDRFKHVAELERLGANIQINGNTATIKGGTPLEGTEIMGSDLRATAALVLAALIADGESTVSRVYHLDRGYEDFEAKMAKLGATVIRHSDDEEME, from the coding sequence ATGTACCGTTTTGAAGTCCATCAAGTAAAGAAACCTCTGGAAGGCGAAGTAGAAATTTCTGGAGCGAAAAACGCCGTGCTGGCGGTGATGGCGGCAGCACTCCTCGCCGATGGCGTTTCCGAAATCACCAACGTCCCCCACCTGAAAGACATGAAGACCATGAGCGATGTGCTCAGGGTCATCGGCTGCCATATAAGCGGTGAAGCCCATGTGTTAAAAATTGACACCCGCCAGGCAGACCACCTGGAAGCTCCCTACGAACTGGTAAAGACCATGCGCGCAAGCTTCTACGTGCTGGGGCCTCTGGTGGCCAGGTTTGGACGCTGCCGCGTGTCGCTGCCCGGAGGATGTGCCTGGGGGCCCCGTCCTGTGGACTTGCACCTGAAAGGCCTCGAGGCACTGGGCGCAAAGATTACCCTTACCCGCGGCTATGTGGAAGCCACCTGCGAAGGGCGGCTCCCCGGCGGAAACTTCAACTTCCCCATTTCCAGCGTTGGCGCCACGGTGAACGTGCTGATGGCCGCCACCCTCGCCAAGGGCACCAGCGTGCTCCAGAATGCGGCGCTGGAACCGGAGATTGACAACCTGGTGGATTTTCTGGTGTCTATGGGTGCAAAAATCCAGGGCCGCGGCACACGAACCCTCACCGTGCAGGGCGTAGAAAGCCTGCGCCCCGGCAAGTGCTTTACCATTCCCGACCGTATCGAGGCAGGCACGTTCCTGTGCGGAGCGGCCATCACCCGTGGCTGCGTCAAGGTGAACAAAATTATTCCCGAACACATCGCCTCTACCCTGGACGTTTTCCGTGAAATGGGCTGCAAGGTGGATGTAGGACCCGACTGGGCCCAGGTAGATGCCCGTGGTATGGAGCTGAAGCCTATCAGCATATCGACGCTACCCTTCCCGGGATTCCCCACCGACATGCAGGCACCCCTCATGGCCACCCTGGTCTCCGTGCCCGGCAACAGCCTGATTCAGGACACCGTCTACAACGACAGATTCAAGCATGTGGCAGAACTGGAACGCCTGGGCGCAAATATCCAGATCAACGGGAACACCGCCACCATCAAGGGCGGCACGCCTCTCGAAGGCACCGAAATCATGGGCTCTGACTTGCGGGCCACGGCGGCCCTAGTGCTTGCGGCCCTCATTGCCGATGGCGAAAGCACAGTAAGCCGCGTGTACCATCTGGACCGCGGTTACGAAGATTTCGAAGCCAAGATGGCAAAGCTGGGCGCCACCGTTATCCGCCACAGCGACGACGAAGAAATGGAATAG
- a CDS encoding sigma-54-dependent Fis family transcriptional regulator: MNPDSLVATEKMLDVVKILLDEQEPDTLFPKILNIAREVLNADAAVLDIGGEVPLHFSDPEKVSISISAVRHAKSENRAIVWNQLDDDSADLSKSIVQNQLTSIMVSPFRTPDSESGYLYLQRAARTEPFTEADSKLFDSFVTVCEKITFAAFDRLRDKESLDVLKNVVRKDGIVYSSKVMEDLVALADRLAPLPLPVIIRGETGTGKEVFARYLHNHSPRCDKPFIAVNCGAIPEYLIESLLFGHAKGSFTGAVDNRKGYFEEADGGTIFLDEIGELPLNMQVKLLRALQEKHITRVGDNREIPVNVRVISATHVDLEEAVKEKKFREDLYFRIQVMPIQVPPLRERGQDVVLLAEEFLKRYGAEYGRGKFKLSRNAEKALLSYHWPGNVRELENKIQKALVQAVHGVIQPADLGLETIQKDAKESPRTLKEAREAVEREVIGNALRDSNANLTLAATILGIDRKVLREIMERLGMKKEDFK, translated from the coding sequence ATGAATCCGGATTCCCTTGTGGCCACAGAGAAAATGCTTGACGTGGTCAAGATTCTCCTGGACGAACAGGAGCCGGATACCCTTTTCCCGAAAATACTGAATATTGCCCGCGAAGTCCTGAATGCAGACGCTGCCGTCTTGGATATTGGCGGCGAAGTCCCTCTCCATTTTTCGGACCCGGAAAAGGTCTCCATTTCTATTTCTGCGGTTCGGCACGCCAAGAGCGAGAACCGTGCCATCGTCTGGAACCAGTTGGACGACGATTCGGCAGACCTTTCCAAGTCCATTGTGCAGAACCAGCTGACAAGCATCATGGTTTCGCCTTTCCGGACTCCCGATTCCGAATCAGGGTACCTGTATTTGCAGCGGGCCGCACGTACGGAACCATTTACGGAGGCCGACAGCAAGCTGTTCGATTCCTTTGTTACGGTCTGCGAAAAGATTACCTTTGCTGCCTTTGACCGCCTGCGGGACAAGGAATCTCTGGACGTGCTCAAGAACGTGGTCCGCAAAGACGGCATCGTCTATTCGTCGAAGGTCATGGAAGACCTTGTAGCCCTGGCGGATCGTTTGGCGCCCCTGCCCCTGCCGGTCATTATCCGCGGGGAGACGGGCACGGGCAAAGAGGTCTTTGCCCGCTACCTGCACAACCACAGTCCCAGATGCGACAAGCCTTTCATTGCGGTGAATTGCGGAGCCATTCCGGAATACTTGATAGAATCCCTGCTGTTCGGGCATGCCAAGGGTTCGTTTACGGGAGCCGTCGATAACCGGAAGGGGTATTTCGAAGAAGCCGACGGTGGAACCATCTTTCTGGATGAAATCGGAGAACTGCCCCTGAACATGCAGGTGAAGCTTTTGCGGGCCCTGCAAGAAAAGCACATTACCCGCGTAGGCGACAACCGGGAAATTCCCGTGAACGTGCGGGTGATTTCTGCCACCCATGTGGACCTGGAAGAGGCCGTTAAAGAGAAAAAGTTCCGCGAAGATCTGTATTTCCGCATTCAGGTCATGCCAATCCAGGTGCCGCCTCTCCGTGAACGGGGGCAAGACGTGGTGCTCTTGGCCGAGGAATTCTTGAAACGCTACGGCGCGGAGTATGGGCGAGGCAAGTTCAAGCTCAGCCGCAATGCCGAAAAGGCCCTGCTCAGCTACCACTGGCCGGGAAACGTCCGTGAACTGGAAAATAAAATCCAGAAGGCGCTTGTCCAGGCGGTTCACGGTGTGATACAGCCGGCGGACTTGGGTCTTGAAACTATCCAGAAAGACGCGAAGGAATCGCCCAGGACGCTGAAAGAGGCGCGAGAGGCCGTTGAGCGTGAAGTCATCGGTAACGCCCTGCGGGACTCCAACGCGAACTTGACCTTGGCGGCTACCATTCTCGGCATTGACCGCAAGGTCCTGCGAGAAATCATGGAACGGCTGGGAATGAAAAAGGAAGACTTTAAGTGA
- a CDS encoding serine/threonine protein kinase has product MELVRSFTSASFIHQGGEACIYKVQGESSRTYSFKWYNAGVSYDASVIEKLQKLNVPGVYRILESGAVEGRPYIVYDYVDGVSSKELSPMPLGVALHSLRKIVAALQALRGAGISHGDINPSNVFFDRSASPVLMDFGIVGPGALHYSAPERFSGAAPSEKSDLFSLGALLYFWVAGEPLLEGETFEEIRGAMENLGPEKIGLSLLEKIQAKKVGLSPEDLSLLEPLWKGLLQPSPDARLEDLEELDELLEIALEKHGGVGVQLARVLENFGQRISEILQKNETKTLEKADLPFLNSGISPKKGKKGFYFGACLFILIVLALVALAFFGRSETSVDETGALLMQKTRDSQMQAAPDSVEMPNLEGVLERLKPEEGE; this is encoded by the coding sequence ATGGAATTGGTCCGTTCCTTTACATCGGCAAGCTTTATTCACCAGGGCGGCGAGGCTTGCATTTACAAGGTCCAGGGAGAGTCTTCCAGGACCTACAGCTTTAAATGGTACAATGCAGGCGTTTCTTATGACGCTTCGGTTATCGAAAAACTCCAGAAGCTGAACGTGCCTGGAGTTTACCGCATCCTGGAATCGGGAGCGGTGGAGGGGAGGCCCTACATCGTCTATGACTATGTCGATGGTGTTTCCTCGAAAGAGCTTTCCCCTATGCCCCTTGGCGTGGCCCTCCATTCCTTACGGAAAATTGTGGCGGCCCTGCAGGCCTTGCGCGGGGCGGGGATTTCCCACGGGGACATCAATCCTTCCAACGTTTTCTTTGACCGTTCAGCGTCTCCTGTACTGATGGACTTTGGAATCGTCGGGCCGGGTGCGTTGCATTATTCTGCTCCTGAGCGGTTTTCGGGAGCTGCCCCCTCCGAAAAGTCGGACCTGTTCAGCCTTGGGGCGTTGCTGTACTTCTGGGTTGCAGGAGAACCGTTGCTTGAAGGCGAAACCTTCGAAGAAATTCGCGGGGCTATGGAAAACCTGGGTCCCGAAAAAATCGGGCTTTCCCTTCTGGAAAAAATCCAGGCGAAAAAAGTCGGCCTTTCTCCCGAAGACTTGTCCCTGCTGGAACCTCTCTGGAAAGGGCTTCTACAGCCCAGTCCAGATGCCCGCCTAGAAGACCTGGAAGAGCTGGACGAACTGCTGGAAATCGCCCTAGAAAAGCATGGCGGTGTAGGGGTTCAGCTGGCCCGCGTCTTGGAAAATTTTGGCCAAAGAATTTCCGAGATTTTGCAAAAAAACGAGACAAAAACTCTCGAAAAAGCGGATTTGCCCTTCTTGAATTCGGGAATTTCTCCGAAAAAGGGCAAAAAAGGCTTTTATTTTGGGGCTTGTCTATTTATTTTGATTGTGTTGGCTCTGGTCGCCCTTGCGTTCTTTGGCAGGAGCGAAACCTCTGTAGATGAAACAGGGGCGCTCCTGATGCAAAAGACCAGGGATAGCCAGATGCAGGCCGCTCCCGATTCGGTGGAAATGCCGAACCTGGAAGGCGTGCTGGAACGATTGAAACCCGAGGAAGGTGAATGA
- a CDS encoding tetratricopeptide repeat protein, whose amino-acid sequence MARRSFAIAVLLFSAFFLFACRGDTVSRGNDALRIGDFDRAVVNFSKALDDNPLDRDARYGLALSYYAIAEEKEKLDGQTLPLWERTVAEFRILWNVDSTASIREAYSNSLFYLSRATLSENSRANVLPLLDRSIALDSSNFYSFNLKALIFENLGRTDEAKDIYIYTITRDSTFVSAYVNLGNLYWNEGDVPAAWDIWSMGLQRDSTSRALRHWTAVAEDSLKSMIESGKL is encoded by the coding sequence ATGGCTCGTAGGTCATTTGCAATAGCCGTTCTCCTTTTTTCGGCGTTTTTTCTTTTTGCCTGCAGGGGCGATACCGTTTCCCGCGGGAACGACGCCTTGCGAATAGGCGACTTTGACCGTGCCGTTGTCAATTTTTCAAAAGCGCTAGACGATAATCCCCTGGACAGGGATGCCCGCTACGGACTGGCCCTTTCGTATTACGCCATCGCCGAAGAAAAAGAGAAACTGGATGGACAGACGCTTCCGCTTTGGGAGCGCACGGTTGCCGAGTTCCGGATTCTCTGGAACGTCGATAGCACGGCTTCGATTCGCGAGGCCTATTCCAACAGTCTGTTCTACCTTTCGCGGGCGACGCTGTCCGAAAATTCCAGGGCCAACGTGCTCCCTTTGCTGGACCGCTCCATTGCGCTTGACTCCAGCAATTTCTACAGCTTCAACCTGAAGGCCCTCATCTTTGAAAACCTGGGCCGCACGGACGAAGCCAAGGACATTTACATCTATACCATCACCAGGGATTCCACCTTTGTATCGGCCTACGTGAACCTTGGGAACCTGTACTGGAACGAGGGAGACGTTCCGGCGGCCTGGGACATCTGGTCCATGGGCCTCCAGCGGGATTCGACCAGCAGGGCGCTCAGGCACTGGACCGCCGTCGCCGAAGATTCCCTCAAGTCCATGATAGAATCGGGAAAGCTGTAG